A DNA window from Oscarella lobularis chromosome 8, ooOscLobu1.1, whole genome shotgun sequence contains the following coding sequences:
- the LOC136190579 gene encoding WD repeat-containing protein 18-like, with protein MSAEIAEILVATCSSVDGRSSFMGTAIDPNTGATLRTFKGEEAARSGLALAGSQFLLASHPTKPLINVWTWNKEQVHARLACPGRVNALACSPDGTYIVAAVSAKIYVWQAVTGDLLALLTNHYLPVKVIRFMDDGAHFVTSGDDHVVIVWRTASVVSSDAVVKPLRLLSDHSLPVTDIYCGYGRSSARVVTTSLDQTCKVYAFSTGEILLSRYLSQPLTAVAVDPAETRIFAGSSGGNIYQINLYEQTNGTAKEHLDKATEEQVPTFRKHYRYITSLAVAHDASALYSGSIDGTIIIWDIASRQCLKELKQRGPVANLLLAWKPPTLDNRTSLVVAASIQPLKRQRAEKDETTVVPIRLCRNFYREHSFAEDKMKEMTKIDFIDDDENDDECRMGESSPASNVDAKTADVEHEIHQLRRANEELYRVAVDRLRREPAPWTSSLSSST; from the exons ATGTCTGCAGAGATTGCAGAGATTTTGGTGGCAACCTGTTCGTCCGTCGATggtcgatcgtcgttcatGGGCACGGCAATCGATCCCAATACGGGCGCGACGCTTCGCACCTTCAAAGGCGAAGAGGCGGCAAGAAGCGGACTGGCTCTCGCCGGTTCGCAATTCCTGCTCGCCTCTCACCCAACGAAGCCGCTCATCAACGTGTGGACCTGGAACAAG GAGCAAGTCCACGCCCGACTCGCGTGTCCCGGCCGAGTGAACGCTTTAGCGTGCTCGCCTGACGGCACGTACATCGTAGCAGCCGTATCGGCAAAGATATACGTGTGGCAG GCCGTCACAGGCGATTTGCTCGCATTGCTCACAAACCATTACCTTCCCGTCAAAGTAATACGATTTATGGACGACGGTGCTCACTTTGTGACCAGCGGAGATGACCACGTGGTCATAGTTTGGCGCACAGCAAG TGTCGTGTCGTCAGACGCCGTAGTAAAACCGCTTCGGCTCCTGTCTGACCATTCTCTACCCGTGACTGATATCTATTGCGGTTACGGTCGCTCGAGCGCTCGCGTGGTGACAACGTCACTGGATCAGACCTGCAAGGTGTACGCGTTCTCTACGGGCGAAATTTTGCTCTCGCGCTATCTGTCCCAACCGCTtaccgccgtcgccgtcgatccggcGGAAACGCGAATTTTCGCCGGATCGTCGGGCGGCAACATATACCAAATCAATCTCTACGAACAAAcg AATGGGACTGCGAAGGAACACCTAGACAAAGCCACTGAGGAGCAAGTTCCCACGTTCAGAAAACATTA TCGCTACATAACGAGCCTAGCCGTCGCGCACGACGCCTCGGCACTCTATTCCGGATCGATCGACGGTACAATTATAATATGGGACATAGCGAGCCGTCAGTGTCTAAAGGAGCTCAAACAAAGAG GCCCGGTAGCTAACCTTTTACTGGCGTGGAAACCGCCGACGCTGGACAATCGAACTTCCCTCGTTGTCGCTGCGTCCATTCAGCCGCTCAAGCGCCAGCGAGCGGAGAAGgacgaaacgacggtcgTACCAATTCGACTATGTCGAAATTTTTATCGAGAGCACTCCTTTGCTGAGgacaaaatgaaagaaatgaCGAAAATAGATtttattgacgacgacgagaacgacgacgagtgtcGGATGGGGGAGTCGTCACCGGCGAGTAACGTTGATGCAAAGACCGCTGATGTCGAGCACGAGATCCATCAACTTCGACGCGCCAACGAGGAATTGtatcgcgtcgccgtcgaccgtcttcgacgcgaaCCGGCACcgtggacgtcgtcgttgtcttcTAGCACCTAA
- the LOC136190574 gene encoding nipped-B-like protein B — protein sequence MDSNSGIVGVVSALSNLAADLPEPAAIGVASAPGETLANSRGFQADLNVTEDLIARTSNAIRGCESNGIDIGEMHQMLLRSRGAVPKIKINVGGRAVEGGFGTIPEEQSKEKPSRRRKSSASQPKDDSMFEGHQDESESKGKRTAVIRKKKKKKHKRRSQDPILVVDKSETEDAYFESNIGSLIDLESYEDDIDLTVVDVSSDDLLSHDVTSSVLARVKSMRQSNHLRKIPFKKLVHLIRILSLQIIDSKTLSLSDTASDTSESQQWRQVVLDRIYRSAEAALSVLCIMTAPKMTQKVLVEESVDLIVSFASFQLKNNIYPEYDALCAAIAGKKKEGAVDSKKRGKKRPTSQDVVFLCSQMMETVTQIADLVERHRLTFSCVNQIASLGIQSFFVENMGPLQLRSLKVIRSIFSQYEVHREYILQEILNSLAKLPTLKRGSRNYELLDSPGSAIQMMTALVLQLVQSSIAIPSFNVKRRKLTGGSKEGDIDELDVSAVMATSFSQVMQTIRAFLRTFVNRCGIKTDDADYRPLLENFIVDLLLLVKRPEWPAADVFLHQLSLLLGHFLLSGGKNVEMGFKMTAIEHLGTIASATKAGLLSNGQKDKDVVIKILQKNDVDSSSLEDGSDHDELTEVQRQCLQRQLLQYLSNGGCTDLSFFFAARFFLAQWIDNNKASVDRALKEPPTETMDDAAAFETSQTSEILDVASQRKDFLEDLVDFVKEPLHGTGIGVKLLSFEEASSVARFFSYCHLVQRRFDYCLAKILHACKESTVTGLRTKSLRSLSTILSADSSILTKPDVQHSVHMKLKDPATSVREAALEIVGKYVLACPSLLAHYYAMLSERLHDSGRSVRKRAIAIMRDVCLAHPSDSKVPEMCVSMVKRINDEPSIRKLVSKTFHQLWFSKLDEKDASIDLRVHAILETISACRWDQDWFEKLLENLLNDDAQSTSVLASCRQIVDALAKHLLECERDAKGSSQKRLLACVTTLHLFAICTPQLLVKHVALFQPFLTLNCEDSPIEVSEVVRRTALTLDLIVPLAEALSDVFLAKLEESLVRVMFSKIRLVIASGIRCLGTVVNKVTKNYVIVRDAFEKFYGCLVKARSAVQKSSGQPLDPSAKSSIVRSLYTVGLMCNHFNLKDVGHICGEKLTPQRLLEVFSDFSRSADSGIQVRAFAGLGFLCRRYPELLPSLEDMYMIALKSKGNAELKQRVIENMTDFFVDHGDGQDSSESGDATLSDKVLHKAKSGQCSSLAEKFGSFIRTAALYPVASVRNAAANAIFAILKRGLVHPLEFISFLIALTTDVDPKRKAEAEELLTKLDSKYPRFVQTQGFLGMARSFAYQRVLAAKDATVRGFVKSVDGYKAVCHHLYTLLRDNRQQRRNFLGSLVRSFQKETELSRMLFLADNLASFSYSLMDEPLFVVQQLSTVAATIATKTIAEYSDVLASLCGRKVDDVETPDELSSVVPEFDTKKLTNSVVAGHSCLLLLSVKAHIKLVYGLSEGKCRAYSTAEKAKVYDKLIARKSERPLDATETVILLEDLKDGKDGLNRMKTFHYYFKLKQSVFLLESTVSDEEDEGDQTVRAAAEDDEGLIVKKKPRRSSSSTSGAGIKKRRRSSATSGKSAKKRKQTADDDDEEMEEEDDAD from the exons ATGGACTCCAATTCGGgcatcgtcggcgtcgtaaGCGCTTTGTCCAATC TCGCAGCCGATTTACCGGAACCTGCTGCGATAGGCGTCGCCTCGGCTCCAGGCGAAACTCTAGCGAATTCGCGCGGCTTTCAAGCCGATTTGAATGTCACGGAGGACTTGATTGCTCGTACGTCGAACGCTATTCGAGGTTGCGAATCAAA tgGGATAGATATTGGTGAAATGCATCAGATGCTTTTGCGGTCACGCGGCGCAGTTCCGAAAATTAAGATTAACGTCGGTGGTCGCGCTGTGGAAGGAGGATTTGGGACAATTCCCGAAGAGCAGTCGAAAGAAAAgccgtcgagacgacgaaagagctCTGCTTCTCAGCCAAAGGACGACTCAATGTTTGAAGGCCATCAAGATGAAAGTGAAtccaaaggcaaaaggaCCGCAGTTAttaggaagaagaagaagaaaaagcacaAGAGACGAAGTCAAGACCCGATTCTTGTTGTTGATAAATCAG AAACTGAAGACGCCTATTTCGAAAGCAACATCGGAAGTCTTATAGACTTGGAATCGTACGAAGACGACATTGATCTGACAG tTGTTGACGTCTCTTCTGACGATCTCTTGTCGCACGACGTCACCTCTTCCGTTCTCGCTCGAGTCAAGAGTATGAGACAGTCAAATCATCTACGCAAG ATTCCATTCAAAAAGCTCGTTCACCTCATCCGCATTCTTTCACTTCAAATCATTGACTCGAAAACGCTCTCTTTATCTGACACGGCTTCTGATACC TCTGAATCTCAACAGTGGCGTCAAGTGGTCTTAGACCGGATCTATCGTTCCGCTGAGGCTGCCCTGTCTGTTCTCTGCATTATGACGGCGCCAAAGATGACGCAGAAAGTTCTCGTCGAGGAGTCGGTTGATCTGATTgtttccttcgcttccttccAACTGAAAAACAACATTTATCCGGAATACGACGCACTCTGCGCAGCCATAGccggaaagaaaaaag AGGGTGCGGTGGACAGTAAAAAAAGGGGAAAGAAGCGACCGACCAGCCAGgatgtcgtttttctttgcagccaGATGATGGAGACAGTGACTCAGATTGCCGACCTCGTTGAAAGGCATCGGCTGACATTTAGTTGTGTCAACCAG attgCGTCTCTTGGAATTCAGTCGTTCTTTGTTGAGAATATGGGTCCGTTGCAGTTGAGATCGTTGAAAGTCATTCGTTCT ATCTTCTCGCAATACGAAGTTCACAGGGAGTACATTCTTCAGGAGATTCTCAACTCTCTTGCCAAACTTCCGACGCTAAAGAGAGGCAGTCGGAATTACGA ATTGCTCGACTCGCCTGGAAGCGCAATTCAAATGATGACTGCTCTCGTTCTCCAGCTGGTTCAATCAAGCATCGCGATACCAAGTTTCAATGTGAAACGAAGGAAACTGACAGGAGGCAGCAAG GAAGGAGATATCGATGAGCTTGACGTCAGTGCCGTcatggcgacgtcgttctcgcaGGTGATGCAGACAATTCGCGCGTTCCTCAGAACTTTTGTCAACAG ATGCGGAATCAAGACAGACGACGCCGATTATAGGCCACTTTTGGAGAATTTCATCGTCGATTTACTCCTATTGGTGAAACGGCCCGAATGGCCAGCGGCTGATGTCTTTCTTCACCAGCTGTCTCTTCTCTTG GgtcattttttattgagTGGAGGAAAGAACGTCGAGATGGGATTCAAAATGACTGCGATAGAGCATTTGGGAACAATCGCTTCAGCCACGAAAGCGGGACTGCTTTCCAACGGTCAAAAAGATAAAGACGTCGTAATCAAAATCCTCCAAAAA AATGACGTGGATTCGTCAAGTCTTGAAGACGGAAGCGACCACGACGAA CTGACTGAAGTCCAACGTCAATGCCTTCAACGCCAACTTCTGCAGTATCTGTCTAACGGTGGCTGCACGGATTTGAGCTTCTTC TTCGCTGCTAGATTCTTTCTCGCTCAGTGGATAGACAACAATAAGGCAAgcgtcgatcgcgcgttGAAGGAGCCGCCGACGGAAACGATGGACGACGCCGCTgcgttcgaaacgagtcAAACGTCGGagattctcgacgtcgccagcCAGCGCAAGGATTTTCTCGAAGAcctcgtcgacttcgtgaAAGAACCGTTACACGGAACAGG AATTGGCGTGAAGTTGCTCTCGTTCGAAGAAGCTTCGTCTGTcgctcgatttttttcctattgTCATCTGGTtcagcgtcgcttcgacTACTGTCTAGCAAAG ATTCTCCACGCCTGCAAAGAGTCGACTGTGACCGGACTTCggacgaaatcgcttcgcaGTCTATCGACCATTCTATCGGCCGACTcctcgattttgacgaag CCCGACGTTCAGCATTCGGTTCATATGAAACTCAAAGATCCGGCTACGAGCGTCAGGGAGGCCGCATTGGAAATCGTCGGAAAGTACGTGCTCGCCTGCCCGTCGCTGCTCGCTCACTACTACGCAATGCTGAGCGAAAGACTTCAC GATTCCGGTCGAAGTGTCAGAAAGCGAGCGATAGCGATTATGCGAGACGTTTGTCTCGCGCACCCAAGCGATTCCAAAGTACCGGAAATGTGCGTTAGTATGGTGAAGCGCATCAACGACGAGCCAAGCATTCGA aaattAGTTAGCAAGACGTTTCACCAGCTATGGTTCTCCAAATTGGATGAAAAGGACGCGTCCATCGACTTGAGAGTTCACGCTATCCTTGAAACA ATATCTGCGTGTCGTTGGGATCAAGATTGGTTTGAGAAGCTTCTTGAAAAT CTTCTCAATGACGACGcccaatcgacgtcggtcCTGGCGTCGTGTCGgcagatcgtcgacgctctaGCCAAGCACTTGCTCGAGTgcgaacgcgacgcgaaaGGATCGAGTCAAAAGCGCCTGCTGGCTTGCGTTACGACCCTGCACTTGTTCGCCATATGCACGCCGCAGCTTCTCGTCAAACACGTCGCCTTGTTTCAACCGTTTCTCACTCTCAATTGCGAG GATAGTCCCATTGAAGTATCGGAGGTCGTACGGCGCACTGCTCTCACTCTCGACTTGATCGTTCCACTCGCGGAAGCGTTGTCTGACGTGTTTCTGGCTAAATTAGAAGAAAGCCTCGTCCGCGTCATGTTCAGCAAAATACGACTG GTTATTGCAAGTGGTATTCGTTGCTTGGGAACCGTCGTCAACAAAGTGACGAAAAActacgtcatcgttcgcgaCGCTTTCGAAAAGTTTTACG GTTGTCTGGTCAAGGCTCGTTCTGCTGTTCAAAAGAGCAGCGGACAGCCGTTAGATCCGAGCGCCAAAAGCTCAATCGTTCGATCTCTCTACACGGTTGGGCTGATGTGCAATCACTTCAACTTGAAAGACGTCGGGCACATCTGCGGCGAA AAATTGACGCCGCAACGCTTGCTGGAGGTTTTCTCCGATTTTAGCAGAAGCGCCGATTCGGGAATTCAAGTAAGGGCGTTCGCCGGACTCG GCTTTCTCTGTCGACGATATCCCGAGCTGCTTCCCAGTCTCGAGGACATGTACATGATCGCGTTGAAGAGCAAAGGAAACGCCGAACTCAAACAGAGA GTTATTGAGAACATGACcgattttttcgttgatCACGGCGACGGTCAAGACTCGTCGGAAAGCG GTGATGCGACTCTTTCGGACAAAGTTCTTCACAAGGCCAAGTCTGG GCAGTGCAGTTCCTTGGCTGAGAAATTTGGCTCCTTCATACGAACTGCCGCTCTGTATCCAGTAGCGTCAGTTCGAAACGCAGCCGCCAATGCAATATTCGCCATTCTGAAACGAGGTCTCGTTCACCCGCTAGAG ttTATTTCCTTCTTGATCGCTCTAACCACCGACGTGGATCCGAAACGGAAAGCCGAAGCGGAAGAGCTTCTTACGAAACTTGATTCGAAGTATCCGCGTTTCGTTCAGACGCAAGGCTTCCTTGGAATGGCTCGATCGTTCGCCTACCAACGAGTTCTGGCGGCGAAAGATGCCACCGTTCGAGGTTTCGTCAAGAGCGTCGACGGCTACAAAGCCGTCTGCCATCACCTCTACACTCTCCTTCGCGACAATCGTCAGCAGCGGCGAAATTTTCTCGGATCTCTTGTGCGATCATTTCAAAAG GAAACGGAATTGAGTCGAATGCTATTCCTGGCAGACAatttggcgtcgttttcgtatTCCCTAATGGATGAGCCGCTGTTTGTCGTGCAGCAGCTTTCGACCGTTGCAGCGACAATTGCAACGAAAACCATTGCAGAATATTCGGAC gtgCTTGCTTCTCTATGCGGGCGAAAggtggacgacgtcgaaactcCGGACGAACTTTCATCAG TTGTTCCGGAATTCGATACGAAGAAGCTGACGAATTCTGTTGTCGCCGGTCACTCCTGTCTTCTCCTTTTGTCGGTGAAGGCGCATATCAAACTCGTCTACGGGCTCTCCGAAGG TAAATGTCGGGCTTATTCGACTGCGGAGAAAGCGAAGGTTTACGACAAATTGATAGCGAGGAAAAGCGAACGACCCTTGGACGCCACCGAGACCGTGATTCTACTCGAAGATCTCAAAGACGGGAAAGACGGACTCAATAGGATGAAAACATTTCATTATTATTTTAAG CTTAAACAGAGCGTTTTTCTGCTGGAGTCAACGGTCAGtgacgaagaagatgaaggagaTCAAACGGTCAGAGCTGcagcagaagacgacgagggtCTAATA GTGAAGAAGAAACCCAGAAGAAGTTCGTCGTCTACTTCCGGTGCCGGCATcaagaaacgacgccgatccAGTGCGACGTCCGGAAAATCcgcaaagaagagaaaacaaacggcggatgatgacgatgaagagaTGGAAGAGGAGGATGACGCGGATTAG
- the LOC136190767 gene encoding uncharacterized protein, with protein sequence MSDLPPSKSALEEALRSLLRENLIKHVSECKSSQRGNPTSFTEYETKKTILLRTYSQPPYPFAEDRVEAINVEVEDALFVEQRKAVDSHLATLKSKTSTSDEVAIAYESLSHELFVPWFVQERYYCADYFDRRGGVRFAIAVLESRADEVEKVLALSLLWNFGSSERRCRRLVAEGIVPTLVPLLRTHDDSMRIVGHCLGLLWGLIEFVDAQLQAIDVGFLDCFKVVLRNPSWELEIMKTAAGCLHMCCANPSLTERIIDSGVVDVALHRCQNLPLTLSFFLMDVELLRLTQLRVQYLGYNAVASLCFRVDQKRWLGKVKGSHAKLDACVADFDVDKRMRPIAAWIDATNPDKIREYEVGHSAWHFLHPFVSLLLAVHPVVRRLAAFSLSNLLQGPENRKLCVKEIGSSFGVVQCTAWGRDEKASVLARKAMSHAYPDGVDPPSLKEMCLFSISDNFDAFHLADVLRLPKLLTSKISPFCHAADL encoded by the exons ATGTCCGATCTTCCGCCGTCGAAATCGGCTCTAGAGGAAGCTCTAAGAAGTCTCCTTCGCGAGAATCTCATCAAACACGTGTCGGAGTGCAAGTCGTCGCAACGCGGAAACCCGACATCGTTCACGGAAtacgaaacgaagaagacgatcctCTTGCGAACGTACAGCCAGCCACCGTACCCGTTCGCCGAAGATCGAGTGGAAGCAATCaacgtcgaagtcgaagacGCCCTATTCGTCGAGCAGCGCAAAGCAGTCGATTCCCACCTCGCGACGCTcaaatcgaagacgtcgacgagcgacgaagtcGCAATCGCGTACGAGAGTTTATCGCACGAGCTCTTCGTGCCGTGGTTCGTTCAGGAGCGCTACTACTGCGCCGATTATTTCGATcggcgcggcggcgttcgcTTCGCGATCGCCGTTCTCGAATCGCGCGCCGACGAAGTGGAAAAAGTGCtcgcgctttcgcttctgtGGAACTTCGGTTCGTCCGAGCGGCGATGTCGTCGGCTCGTCGCCGAGGGCATCGTGCCGACGCTCGTGCCGCTTCTTAGGACGCACGACGATAGCATGCGCATCGTGGGACACTGCCTGGGCCTTCTTTGGGGTCTcatcgaattcgtcgacgctcag CTTCAAGCCATCGATGTCGGTTTTCTCGATTGCTTCAAAGTCGTACTTCGAAATCCGTCGTGGGAATTGGAAATCATGAAAACGGCGGCCGGTTGTCTTCACATGTGCTGCGCGAACCCGAGCCTCACCGAACGCATCATTGACTCGggagtcgtcgacgtcgcgctccATCGCTGTCAAAATCTGCCGCTAAcgctttccttctttctAATGGACGTGGAGCTGCTTCGTCTAACCCAGTTGCGCGTTCAATATCTCGGCTACAATGCCGTCGCCTCTCTGTGCTTTCGAGTCGATCAGAAACGATGGTTAGGCAAAGTGAAAGGTTCGCATGCCAAGCTCGACGCTTGCGTTGCCGATTTTGACGTGGATAAAAGAATGAGACCCATTGCAGCGTGGATTGATGCGACTAATCCCGATAAG ATTCGTGAATACGAGGTCGGACATTCTGCGTGGCACTTTCTTCACCCGTTCGTCTCTCTGCTATTGGCCGTTCATCCCGTCGTGCGTCGCTTGGCGGCGTTTTCGTTGAGTAATCTGCTGCAGGGGCCCGAAAATCGCAAGCTGTGCGTCAAGGAGATCGGGTCCTCGTTTGGCGTCGTTCAGTGCACTGCCTGGGGCCGAGACGAGAAAGCGAGCGTCTTGGCGAGAAAGGCGATGAGCCAC GCTTATCCTGATGGAGTGGATCCGCCTTCTCTAAAGGAGATGTGCCTGTTCAGTATATCAGACAATTTCGACGCTTTTCATCTTGCAGACGTTCTTCGTTTGCCCAAGTTGCTGACGTCTAAAATCAGTCCTTTCTGCCACGCAGCTGATTTGTAA
- the LOC136189781 gene encoding uncharacterized protein yields MDARLLLSLSDLCLTCLCRTSPSSADLLRISNVPASALPSIAEILLSHSEKSVLPEPVANLLLEGLAQRGRLTSRVLDLLLWNRRYLKTLPLYSLMKVDDEEAIVERLRNQEHLKSVDISFSPCLGNLPVPFLETFVGTPSRDSLTFLAANHVTGDIGCRVIDHFSNMKHLDLSFTNLEEDDFCAAMTSMRHLEHLNISGTTLTWYDVFFTGRIFASDGLTELLMHSLEIMSISDWQTGKDHNTTVRCFFEKLQRLVSLDVSYAIVGLDEMPMNGAISCDERFYVTLRRMLPWTSSLTCLDVSDNCRWDTLEDLLTITDRLNQLRFLSNLIKDTMVPETLIGRPSLKLALSSFVPRAFCYEYQFHQSRALKNVDYAYQSQPEIIEEIVNIDSDRFVRRGLVPLTKMLCTVARRCLTDNDFGNNGFIVGLLSTGTIAIDCASGPFMTDALEQLLENLLLFSLRHKSNDGEFYDESLASIVSLSSKYAEFIAERKVLRHLALQLCLLVLPPEETGLGIEDRWNLLNAVLSSLSPPNRMKMASKIGPHMMSKLIISKNEELIDVFFYGTSLLNSFVLLFCGLPSPEVFSAFGEILPVKAISALTQLTFETFSTNDSWLSSMLYVASVEALSVLAESLYLAPTLFCKQVFDAVLTQLPLEKSMHVAYSYLACLLLVHDQSVDWWPSDCETRESLAVRIFTGDFSDVDFTYRHATLLPLLKIARSREFRLVTEFGLKRFAFFCGSDFDAKRHHSQYCGPCPVCLIRREVGLDALSSMALSHISVSPCPMQSSIDV; encoded by the exons ATGGACGCtcggcttcttctttcgctttcggacTTGTGCCTGACGTGCCTTTGCAGAACTTCGCCGTCTTCAGCAGATCTTCTTCGCATTTCGAATGTACCAGCGTCAGCGCTGCCGTCAATAGCCGAAATCCTCCTTTCTCATTCGGAAAAGAGCGTCTTGCCCGAACCGGTGGCAAACCTGCTTCTGGAAGGACTCGCGCAGCGCGGAAGGCTTACGTCGCGCGTGCTAGATCTGTTACTCTGGAATAGACGCTATTTGAAGACGCTACCACTCTATTCCCTTATGAAAGTTGATGATGAGGAAGCCATAGTTGAGCGTCTGAGAAATCAGGAACACTTGAAAAGCGTCGATATATCTTTCAGTCCTTGCTTAGGGAACTTGCCTGTTCCCTTCTTGGAGACATTCGTTGGGACCCCATCAAGGGACTCTCTGACGTTCTTGGCCGCAAATCACGTGACAGGCGACATAGGTTGTCGCGTTATCGACCACTTTTCGAATATGAAGCATCTCGACTTGAGTTTCACGAATCTGGAGGAAGATGATTTTTGcgcggcgatgacgtcaatgagaCATTTGGAACACCTGAACATATCCGGAACGACTTTAACTTGGtatgacgtttttttcacTGGGCGTATTTTTGCATCGGATGGCCTAACGGAATTGCTTATGCATTCGCTTGAGATAATGAGTATCAGTGATTGGCAGACTGGGAAGGACCATAACACTACTGTCAGATGTTTCTTTGAAAAGTTACAGCGTCTCGTCAGTCTCGATGTTTCGTACGCTATAGTGGGTCTAGATGAGATGCCCATGAATGGCGCTATTTCTTGCGATGAGCGTTTCTACGTCACCCTTCGTCGTATGTTGCCTTGGACTTCGTCTCTTACTTGTCTTGACGTGTCAGACAACTGCCGTTGGGATACGTTGGAAGATCTTCTTACGATAACAGATCGTCTTAATCAGCTACGGTTTCTTAGTAACCTGATCAAGGATACTATGGTTCCCGAGACGTTGATTGGTCGTCCTTCTCTGAAACTGGCGCTTTCATCTTTCGTGCCTCGCGCTTTCTGCTATGAGTACCAGTTTCATCAGAGTCGCGCTCTCAAGAACGTCGACTACGCTTACCAGTCCCAGCCAGAAATAATAGAAGAAATTGTGAACATAGACAGTGACAGATTTGTCAGGAGGGGTCTCGTTCCCTTGACAAAGATGCTTTGCACCGTTGCAAGACGCTGTTTGACCGACAACGACTTCGGCAATAACGGGTTTATAGTGGGGCTGCTGAGCACCGGAACTATCGCTATTGACTGCGCTTCTGGTCCATTTATGACCGATGCGTTGGAGCAGCTACTCGAAAATTTACTTCTATTTTCTCTTCGGCATAAGAGTAATGATGGGGAGTTTTACGACGAAAGTTTAGCTAGCATTGTGTCACTCTCTTCGAAATATGCGGAGTTTATTGCGGAGAGGAAGGTTCTGCGTCATCTGGCTCTTCAATTATGTCTTCTTGTTTTGCCGCCAGAAGAGACAGGCCTAGGCATAGAAGACAGATGGAATCTGTTGAATGCAGTCCTCTCTTCCCTTTCACCGCCTAATCGGATGAAGATGGCGTCAAAAATCGGTCCACATATGATGTCTAAATTAATCATTTCCAAAAACGAAGA GCTCATTGATGTGTTCTTTTACGGAACATCGTTGCTGAATTCTTTCgtgcttttgttttgtgGGCTACCGTCGCCAGAAGTCTTTTCCGCCTTTGGCGAAATTCTACCTGTTAAAGCTATCTCTGCATTGACTCAATTAACGTTTGAGACGTTCTCTACTAACGACAGCTGGTTATCATCTATGTTATACGTCGCTTCCGTCGAAGCTTTGTCCGTCTTGGCTGAAAGCCTTTATTTGGCACCGACCCTGTTTTGCAAACAAGTGTTTGACGCAGTCCTAACTCAATTACCTCTTGAGAAAAGCATGCACGTGGCGTATTCGTATCTGGCATGTCTTCTACTCGTACACGACCAATCGGTCGACTGGTGGCCTTCAGATTGTGAGACAAGAGAAAGTTTGGCTGTTCGCATTTTCACTGGCGATTTCTCTGACGTGGATTTCACCTACCGTCACGCAACGCTTTTGCCTCTGCTGAAGATTGCTCGAAGCAGGGAGTTTCGTTTGGTGACCGAATTCGGTTTGAAgcgtttcgcttttttctgcGGCAGCGATTTTGATGCCAAACGGCATCACAGCCAGTACTGTGGACCGTGTCCTGTTTGCCTCATCAGAAGGGAAGTAGGTTTGGACGCTCTCAGTTCTATGGCTCTCAGTCATATTTCCGTTTCGCCCTGCCCCATGCAGTCTTCAATTGATGTTTGA